A window from Anser cygnoides isolate HZ-2024a breed goose chromosome 1, Taihu_goose_T2T_genome, whole genome shotgun sequence encodes these proteins:
- the NDP gene encoding norrin, giving the protein MGNHVLAASISMLSLLAMMGDADSKTDSSFMIDADPSRCMRHHYVDSISHPLYKCSSKMVLLARCEGRCSQTSRSEPMVSFSTVLKQPFRSTCHCCRPQTSKLKAMRLRCSGGMRLTATYRYILSCHCEECNS; this is encoded by the exons ATGGGAAATCATGTACTTGCGGCTTCTATTTCCATGCTCTCGCTCCTGGCAATGATGGGAGATGCGGACAGTAAAACAGACAGTTCCTTCATGATCGACGCTGATCCCAGTCGCTGCATGAGGCATCACTACGTGGACTCCATCAGCCACCCCCTGTACAAGTGCAGCTCGAAG ATGGTGCTGCTGGCTCGCTGCGAAGGACGCTGCAGCCAGACGTCGCGCTCGGAGCCGATGGTTTCTTTCAGCACTGTCCTAAAGCAGCCTTTCCGCTCCACCTGCCACTGCTGCCGGCCCCAGACCTCCAAGCTGAAAGCCATGCGGCTGCGCTGCTCGGGCGGCATGCGGCTCACCGCGACGTACCGCTACATCCTCTCCTGCCACTGCGAGGAATGCAACTCCTAG